The following nucleotide sequence is from Glycine max cultivar Williams 82 chromosome 9, Glycine_max_v4.0, whole genome shotgun sequence.
gatgtttgatcttttaaatttgagttaattCGATCCTTCCCagatattaatattttcaatcctgacacattattttctcttatttttaatgattcaagatattaaacttatttttgtgttcattatattaaattaaatcacgTGACAATTTAAAGATAAGTTTAGAGAACAAccaaaaacttgaaaatttcaatatcaaattattttctaagtgtaactaatttttttgtatgatttttatcttttttggttCATCCACTTGGTCAATATAGTTttcatctatatttttttttttccttacggTAAAGATAGTGTCCCCAACCtattaaattagaaattatgTGTTTAACTAAGGCAATTGTAATTGTCACGTGGATTTTAatatgacatgtattttattattaaatattttttttacttaattatatttttagtctcttaaatttaagagtttatattttttagttcctCAAAATTCAAGCAAATTCATCTTATTTAACAATTGtacttttaaattatcttttatttaattaagattttatttttaatgactcTTGTTTCTCTTGATATCAATATccaatgaatgatatttttaaaaaaaattattttgtaaataggTTTGATACAATTAAATTATGCTaactaaatttcttaattagcaatgtttttttatattcaagacGATGAGTATGTGATAGCCTAATgggcaagaaaaaaaaattaattcttaatatattaaatataatagaaCGTGACAATATTAAATGTTAAACATTAACTCCCCAACGTAATCCTCTatctaaattagtttttttactcagTTGCAATTTATCTATCTTTATTGAAAGTGTTCTtagttgcaatttttttttactctttaattAGTTTTCGTCGTCAAATTTTAACTAACAGTCGTTTGAAGAAACATAAAGAACATTAGTTAAAACTTAATGGCTTTCATATGTATTTAAGCTTATTTCtccatttttcttaattttgttgatGTTTCTTATTTCTCTATTAATTGGAATGTTGTTTGAGAGGATccgaaaagtaaataaattgtaACTATAAGAACCAGAATATTCTTCAAACTATAagcattaaaaaaagaaagatgttATAATTATAGAGATCAAAAGGACTAAAATGatctaacttaattaattaaacctaaTATGTGGGTGTTTTAAATCTGTTGGTACGGATTAAAAAAAACGTATCAAAAGGATAATTAAACttacataaaataaagatttatcTTGTGTAAATActacaattaaatttaaattaaatattaagtatttaatatttaatactctcttcaaaaattaaaatttaatatttaatatttacaaaaagtTACATGTAGGCCGCAACATATTAACCATAATATTATACATGATTACAACTCCTTGAAATAACGGGAGGAAGGGGTATAAAACAAAGGTTTGTTTCAAGTTTGAACACATAGTGCTTGGTAGATTATTTATTTACCAAACAACTAACCAAAACTAaaggaaatttaatttaaagtttttttaagagaaatttaattaaaagtcgAAGACGTGTTCTTCATTACTAGTACAAGATGCTAGCCTTCTTTTCCTCTTTCCTTGATCTCTGCAACTTCAAGATCTATGCATTGCGATCTCTTTGTCTTTCtctttccctctctctctcgCTTTTTCTATAGGCTCTATATTGTCAAAAATTGCAAAGTGACCATAAAAATTCACGAAGGTGATATTAGATacaatatttataacataacacTGAAAATTGCACGAcacttttttttactgcaaaattgaacaacacTTATGACCATAATTTACTTACTGGCATTGTAAAACCCACGATAAAATGTAAACTGGCACAGAGATAGTCATCACAGCCTGCGTGAGaccaaattatataattattatcacACAAAAATTGAATATCAATATTAACTAGAGAGTTTAATAGATCgattaaattgaattatatGTCAATTGTATATAACGTTATTAAGTCAGAGGATGCAAATGTGTTGGTCATACAAACTTACACTGTACAAAAAATGAGCAAATTTCTCCTCCTTGGGTGGCGCAAATTCATAGGCATCCTTTATAAGTAGCACCGCGATAAACTGTGAGATTATAAAGAATTTTCACAAATGAAAGATGTCCTAAATTTATTGAATACAATTTGTCAtggaaaataaacataaacaagaatgcaaaataatgagtttaaaattaagtgcataaaaaataaagataaaagcaaCCATTCATATTGATAAGAAGTATTTATTGACTttgttcataaataaattttctcataaatatGATTGATagaatacttttttcttttaattaatcaaaatttgaattcgaattCTTAGCTAGAGGACTGAATCCAAATTGTACTAGTGACTTGTTGAAATACTGACTatgattgatttaatttaatattaatcttGAAAATGAATGTAAGATTAGTAGTCATGATCAACACACATGCATATATGTATACTGCATGCATGCACAATGTATAGAAATGGTGAGTGTCAAATCTTACGATGACGAGTGACATGCCAAATATCACACCACCAGTGGGGTTTCTCAAGCTGAAGTCTTTGTTCATCGAATCAATGAGGCCCTTGGTAGCACGATCTGCCAGCACCAGAGGTGATCGAATTTGAGTGTTGGTTCCAGGAATTGTCCATTCCTCTCTGCATAGAAAAGCTTGTGTACTTTGAGATtattattcatgttttttttaatatgtatagtgacaacaacgaaattttaatttaagataatttttgtaCAAATAATTCAAACTTCCATTGCTAATTAAGTCGACCTTAGTATATTATATTCATGTTTTAGTTGATTATGTTCTGATTCGAACCAAGATTGCATCTCACAAATAATATGTTAACTAACTAAAATTTAAGCATGTTTGAAGAAAGATAGCTATATAACTTGCCTTAATATAATTATCTCGGTGTCATCATTATCAGAATGAAGTTCTGGAAGTGGCGGGTAATCATTTGGATTGTAAGGCTGCATATTATCATAAAGAAGAGAAGCACTGTAATGTTTTTCACTTTATACATTCGTATGTAGCAGTCTTATATAACAGAACTCTACTGAAATGAATTTATATACTAGTACTACCGCCTAGccgtgaaattaaaaaaaaaaaggcaaaaaattatttcaccTGGAGTATATATTTCTCATAAACAGTTAATGATATTGCATCTTGACGTTTTTCTAGGGATAACTAAATAGGAGATATGAAGAAATAAATGAGCAGGCAAAAAATTTCATACCTTCCTGCAAATCTCACACAATATCATGCGGCCTTTGGAATTGTACCATTGATCAATGCATCTCCTGTGAACATACTAAGGCCCAAGGAAGGAGAAAaaggaatttaatttaatggtcAAACCATtctaaaatatgtatataactTGTAACTGAAACCAAaggtaaaaatattatatagggCAGGTAAGGTACGTAACgtcatatcatatttttaatatttactaaaaGCTAGCTGACATAAAATATTAGCCATTTATATATTAGGGTAAAAAAACACACacgtactatatatatataccttgaCGCTACCATTGCAATTGCAGGGTGATTCCATATTAGAAACTAAGTCCTCTTCCTGACAGTAGCGACATTCTCCCTTCTCTTCAgtttcttcatctttctcttgAGATTTTTGGACATCATTGTCCACATAGGCATCATCGGTTACAGAATTTTCTTCCTTTGCAGCTTCAAGTGATGCATTCAATTTCTCAATGGGGATTGCAATGTGGTGTTGAGTGGTCGAGACAGTAACATTATCTCCCATGTTGTCAACCGGCATCTAGATATGGAATGCACGGTTATATATCATATGTAgctaaagaaaaaacaaattgtagcaaaagaaaattatagGTGTGTTTGTTTTGGTTATAATTAGGGGCGGGTAAACGGGCCTAAGTCCATGGACTGGCCCGCAGAGCCCGCGGTCCGCGCAGGTTACGGACCAATTTTTTTAGACGGTCCatgattatgtcatattttttggcCCGTCCCGCTTAACCCGCGAATTTTACGGGTTTGACCCGCGGGATCCGTGTGTTGCTCGTAACCCGCattagatttgatttgtgtCACCCTGACCTAATtatattaggtttgattttctctttttcactttaaacttttcttttaaaacaagagataaagaaatatattagataagataaagatttaaagataaaaataaaatatttaaattaaaagataataaagataaaaaaggataagataagaaaaataaaagattaagataaaaaaagaaaagtgataacatgctaaaaatcttcctttttgatattttctcggtcttttttttcttttaatctatcattttctgtaagtcataaataataaaaatatcaattcttaacatttaagctaaaaataattgttaaataaatatttttaaagatatttcaatatatttttattataaaaaatagttcacATCATATTTAGCACTTATCATTGTAACAAGCTAAGAACACTTTTTCTCCTCATGGTTTTTCTCCATCATGTAATCACGCAGGCGCCCAAGTCATATGACTTTTTTCCTTAGAAGGAAAACAAAACGCGACTCACATGAAGAAGGCTCAAACtacttcaaatatgaaatcatttgttgttggagatgtttaaatctcatattttagatttattgttttgattttcttttgttaagacattatttgttttattgatgtaattgactaattattgagattttatttacatttgtattaaacttaatttgattatattatatttttattaaaattaaaattcttttaaaattagacTCGCGGACCGGTCCGTTTGACCCGCGGGGTCCGCGGGACAGAGAcggaccaatttatttggtccgtGTAAGAAGCGGGGCGGACTGGCCTGGTCCGCTGCCAATACAGACTTATACGGGCGGACCTTACGCAGGGTGAACCGGCCCGCTTACCCACCCCtagttataatattaaatggtaGAATGTTTTATATATAGGTCTCACAGAATAATTAGGAAACGTATAATGTGTATTGATTGCtggagaatgaaaaaaagaattaaataaataaaacttgatTCGTTGATGCCATTAAACAACTCTTTTCTTTAGCTATATGTATTTCTTTGGtgccaaaaaaaaagggaaaaaagaaaaaggaagcagATGTTTATAATGGTATGAAACTGATCACTCCACCAAAACAATAATGGTATGAAACTGATCaatcaaatttgtttatttatttctttgtttCCCAACTTTGGTAATATATATCACCGCTTCTGGACGCACCAGCTTGCTTCCTCAACTTTACATTATTTTCTCATCAAATTAACTTGTACCGTTAATTCTGCAAGAAAAGGACATTGACCACGTGTCATGTATGAACCAACTAAAACCAAcactaaagattaaaataagagAAGTTTCAAACGTAGCCCGGAAATCcatctaattaatttaattgatcatGTACATGCAAGAATGATTGAAAGATCGAAAAGACTTAGTTCAGATCTTCACTACGTTACATGCATGACAAAAGCAATCTAAAATCAAGGAAAAGGAGAAAAGCCTAGCTCATTCAAAAAAATGCTTCATGAAGAAAACACACAGAACCTTCTCCTCTAGTATTTCACTTTCCCTTCAGTAACTTATGAAGTAATGGATAAAGTAATATTTGTTAGTTGCTTAACAGATAGACACCGCTTCATAAATTAAAAGCTATGCAATTAATTATACGATTAAAAAGATGACAATGAATATATGCCCGAAATATAACAATAGTTAAAAATCTGCATACAACAACCTACACTAAAAGCATTCACCAAAACACACATACACACTAAATTTGGTCATTGATACTTCTATTTTTAGTAGtgtgaaacaaaaattaaaatttctagcaaactaataaaaaaaagagacttGACCATTAGAAAAAGTTATTACCAGATTTGATTCCCTTGTTGGCAGAAgcaatattgaaaaatattttactccTTCTCCGCTAGCTATCTCCCTGCCAATTTCTTGCTTTGGATTCTCTGTGTGGCAGGAGCATGCAGGCACCTATTTATACTAATTGTGACTGGTGATTGTGAACACTGACAATTCACGAATATATATAATCTGATTCTGATCAGAAACTGAGATGAACATGAACCAATTAAGGGCATGTGTAGGGTCCACAGATGCAAAAGTTCCAATTGGTGATTCTCATAAACGTGTAATGCTGGTTTCATGCCACATAGTTGAGACCCTTTTGGCACTATTaggcttccacaacatccactcttggccatttttttatttcggTTTCGGTTTCTGAAAATGAGTTCAATAGggtgttaaaaaaattttagatttttttcgcAAATTGAGCAGAAAGAAAAACCCTTTGATCCGCGAGGTTTATCTGAATTTAAGGAGCGGTTAAACGCACCGATTAAATCCTCTTCTATTTCATCATGTTTGtgattttgcttttgtttttatttgttaaggTTCTTCCACATGTTGATGTATGTGGCAAACTACCGCTGAAAATCCGGTGCACCTTACATACAGAAATTCATAAGCgaaaaatttatactttattaACAACGTGACGGTAAAATTTACAACCTAAAGAATTTATGATGATGCATTATAACACGacaaattagtaattttaacaTGACGATAAATTATAGTACGaagatttgaattttaaaaaaaatatgcacgATGAAATTTTAAACAACCTTGTATTTTAGTATGCGTTTGATTTGCCGTTTGTACAAACGTTCGTTCACACATTCTAAAGCAGTAGACCGAAAAGCAAGTTAATTGGTGAATTGGAAAAAACCTGAGTTGTTACATTGACCTAATGAACCCAACATTTTTTCAAACACGGTATGGTCTTGTCTTTAGGGGGTTGTTAGCCAAACGAGCTAATACATGTGTcacttactttttaaaaaaaattacataacaaattaataatatattttaattaatataaactaaaataatatatatatatatatatatatatatatatatatatatataagttgtcatttatattataaaatagcaaaatataataagtaataaaaaataaaataaagtgactcaattttaataataaattaaaagaaaaactcagggtacataaaatattaatcttaAAATGAACATTAACAACACATGCAATATTAAATGtatcattttataatattactaataataacaagtaattaataaaaaaaataaaattgggttAATTGAAAGGCCCAACCCATCATGGGGTAGCCTAGTTTGGGCGGTACAAATTTTCACGTCAAGCCTAACCAAAATATGGTGAGTTGAATCCTACACCCCATACCTGTATCCTACACCTCCCAACTATTTTTGAAATTACTAAATTACCTTTAATAAATAACACTCCTAACCCTAATACCTCCCTCCTTAATCTACCCTAACACTTCCTTTCCCACGACACTGCATCTCCCTCCAGTGATTCTCGCAACAAGTTGAACCATCCTGCAACGGTAGCACCTCCCATTCGCCTGCAACCTCCTTGTCGCCATTGAAGGTAAGTAACTCCTTTCGTCTCTTTTGGCATGGGGTAGGGGTTGGGTTCTGGTAGAGAACATCTACAAGTGCTTGAAAATACGTGTTTCGGAACACTTATTTATTTTGGAAGtcatttaactattttttgaaATGATCGTTTCCATAAAAgatgttttggaaaatgtttttctGGAACGACCatttcaaaagcaaaaaaagtTGTTCCAGAAAAATCTGTTATGGAAACATGTCCACAACTTGAATGGGAAGCATTGAAGCCTATTAGCATGAAGAGttagaggaagagagagagacttATATGCTGGAACCTTTGATGGTTGCAAGAAGAAGACTTCACttggagaaggagagaagaagtgaaaaaatgggatgtactgccaaaagaagagaagaacaaATAAAAGGATGCATAAAAAGAAGTGAAATAAGGAGTAGGttgagattttttaaaaatgaaagatacATGTTTGCAGGTGCAAGATTAAGTCACCAAATATATGTTCAAACTTAAGTTTTCACAACCAAACCCAactcattaaatattaaatatcaaacatataatattcaacaatattaaatattatacattAATATTCAGTATTCACTATTCAATAGTATTAAATATTGTACATcaaatattaaacataaaatgttatatattgaataaaaaagattaagtattaaatatttaatattatgcaTTCAATGTTATACATTAAATATTCAACATTTAAaagatagtttttttatatttttttatataattgggTGTTAAAAAGACAACAAGAAttaagaaatcaaccaaggaTCTAATTCAATTAactgaataaaatatataaagtattataaaattttgataggTGTCTTCAATTCttgctcataaaaaaaattaagaaatcaacCAAATCCTCATTCAGTGGCATTCCTGTGTGCATGGCAATTGTTGTATGACAATTTCATTATCTCATATTGCACCGGTTCCAATATTggtaaggaaaagaaaataaatacctttttgttgttgtaatttatcaacttttttattttgttattattttttttcgttttaaattttataaaatatatttgttttaatttttgtcattaaagtattttaaataatattttttgttatttaaaatattttattattatttaaagtattttaaaaacaaaaataaaataaacatattttataacaaataaaacaatttttatagaaaaaaaatgaaaaaaccctaaaagaaaaattataagcacaaaaattatatttttttataaaaaaaaaaacagttccTCATTTCCCACGAGGTCTGATTTATATATTTCTGGTACTTCAAATTCGCAAGAGACCGTGGAACCCACGTGTTCTTATTACACTAGTTCTGAGCTATTTGCACCCTCGTTTCCCACGCTTACCAGCTGGTAATAGGATAAGATAATGAGTCCATTTGTTatgttattctttttatataacaaaatcacttttaaaaattatttacttttactttttcatatgtttgttttagtttttaaaaataattagttaattaattaaattaaaaaaagtctaaaatgaaaatcattttaaatattttttcataaaattaattattattattaattataaacaatTACATACATTATTACACTTGCTTAAATGTAGCTTACTTATAGtatttttgtccttaaatataagattttttttaaaaaaaattgtttatctttttataatatttttttcagatgttttaagtataaattatttataaataaaatacttttaattaatttacaatataagttaataagataaattcattatttttcttataggaagtgaagaaaaaaactaacacgcgttaatttattaaatataaagctattaaattgaaacaattaGATGACAagtcataataattttaagagtatttttgaaaaaataatataaattattgataaatttaatgctacaaactaaaataatcatatttttgaaaGTATATGagttaattaaaagaatattctaTTTAGGGACAATGATGTATTTTAagagaatctttaattatagtttgttaacatatttatattaaaaaataaagatatgtaCATTAATAAGTTTCATAAGTATTTACTAACCTACTTATTAATAGACAGATATAAACACAGAAAGACATGTTAgactaatttttaataataaataaattgaagaggaaattcacttattctaattcttttagagttattttttatttttattatttatttttttaaaatctagtgGTTGTTACgaatagttaattttaattattaaatttcaagaaaatcaaTTATTAGAATGAAGAATaactcttttaaaaattatttttggagtaacttgatttaaaatataaataaatacataacaaaagtcatatatttaataagtaaataCATATTAGgtttagtaataattaattgttatttaatgattgatttcaatatatatatatatatatatccataagaaatgaattaaattttagtaattttaaaatcagagagattcaaaattcaatttttacaaCACAGTgacaaacattaaaattttttaaaaaaactaaaaatacacTTTAATCATAATAATCTTTTTCCCTATCAATTTAAAACACACGTCATTATTAAAAAACCATGCCATGACTTTTCGCACTACATACTACTACTATATAGCGATGGCTTTCAAGTAATGTCATAATTTGAATGTGAAGTCAACATTTTGAATAGACTTGgtttaattttataagatttctttagaaaaatattGGTCATTATTTccaaaaccatttgaaaattactaaaatagtataaactaaaaaaaaaaaaaaaagcaattgacATCAAGATGAGGTAAACCCACAGGACTTGAAAGGTACAAAATTTGGCAAACTTGATCAGAAATCAGCCAAATGTTTGCCTGGGAGTGGGTAacgcattgaaacaaaaaatttacattaatcagaaacttgctgataaaaaaaacttaaagtgAAATGATTTaagtatgaccatttgaatgtAAAACCTATATTAAAGGATTGAAAtttataaagatataaaaatttTGAACGTAATTATATCATGTTTTATAGTTAGTTTAAAACAcctaaatttatgaaaatatcatCAAGTTTCATTAGGCAGTCAAAAatctgaaaacaaaaaatgtaatcAAACAAACAGTATCAAATACGAACTTAGAAAGATCAAAAGTGATTACAACTGtaattatacatatttataaaGAACTCAAACTTAACATCGATATAGTAATTCAGTATGACaggtagttaaaaaaatatatagaataggctattttcttattattttattaagttatatattacttaaaaataaaaacatcctGTTAATAATACtgtaatagttaaaatttaattaaaatatatcaaccacgtatcttttacattattattcagAGTGAATAAGTATTTTAGTccttgattttgtaatttttgcaCATTAGTCTGTTAGTCAGATGCATTGTTGACAATTTTAGTGTCACGTAGATTATTCAACGTGACATCCAAATCTCAAACGTCAACGATGTCAAACCTCTATCTCCCAAGGTGACTCTCTTCTCTCACCAATGCCAAACCTCTCTCTCCCAATCCCACAACCAGCTCCTCCAATCCGTCATCGCTCTCTTCTTCGACAACCTCACCTTCGCGCAGTCCATGAAGAAGTCCATCCTCGACTCCTCGGCCGACACTTGCAATTGCACCGTCGCCACCACCA
It contains:
- the LOC102670090 gene encoding uncharacterized protein is translated as MPVDNMGDNVTVSTTQHHIAIPIEKLNASLEAAKEENSVTDDAYVDNDVQKSQEKDEETEEKGECRYCQEEDLVSNMESPCNCNGSVKYVHRRCIDQWYNSKGRMILCEICRKPYNPNDYPPLPELHSDNDDTEIIILREEWTIPGTNTQIRSPLVLADRATKGLIDSMNKDFSLRNPTGGVIFGMSLVIFIAVLLIKDAYEFAPPKEEKFAHFLYSAVMTISVPVYILSWVLQCQAYRKSERERERERQRDRNA